The genomic DNA ATAAGGGTGCCCGATATGTTTAACACGCGATTTATTGATCTAGATGAAGATGTAAAGCGACAGGTGGTCGTAGACCGAGAACCTGGGCAATATCTTGGTCATCCAACGACGGTGCTCTTGGAGGACCAAAGGACAATACTCACTGTCTATCCCAAGGGTCATGGCAAGGGTCCGATCATCTTGAAAAAGAGTAACGATACCGGGCTAACTTGGTCGGAGCGACTTCCTGTGCCGGAGAGTTTCAAGACCAGTAAGGAAACCCCTACGATTCATCGAGTTATCGATGCTAACGGAACCAGACGACTGATCCTGTTTTCTGGGCTGTATCCGATTCGTATGGCTGTTTCCGAGGACGACGGAGTGACTTGGTCTGAACTTACCCCAATCGGAGATTTTGGGGGCATAGTCGCCATGGCCAGCGTGATTCCTTTACTGACTGGCAAAGGACATTATGCCGCATTCTTTCATGATGATGGTCGATATCTGCATAATGCCGGGAAATGGGCTGGTTTTCAAGTGTTCATGTGTACATCCGAAGATGGCGGTTTATCCTGGAGCGAACCAATTGCTGTTGCGGAGCTTCCTGATGCGCACCTATGCGAACCAGGTGCCGTGCGCTCACCCGATGGTAAGCAGATTGCCTTGCTGCTTCGGGAAAACAGTAAACAGTATCATTCCTTCGTGGTCTTCAGTAATGATGAGGGTGCGACCTGGTCCGAGCCTAGGCAGGTCTCCCTAGCCTTAACCGGAGATCGACACGTGGCACGCTATGCCCTAGATGGACGACTGGTTGTCACCTTTAGGGATACGGCCAAGGACTCGCCGACATGGGGCGATTGGATTGCTTGGGTTGGTACCTATGATGATCTCGTTCATGGTGGGGATGGCCAGTACCGAGTCAGATTAAAGGATAACAAATATGACGGGGATTGTGCTTACCCGGGTCTGGAGCTGTTGCCCGACGGTACTTTCGTTACAGTTACCTACGGGCATTGGATCGAAGGGGAAGAACCATATATTCTGGCGGTTCGCTTCAGACTTGAGGAACTAGATGTCTTAGCAAGGAAGACCATTTAGCAGGCGTAGAGCAGGAAGGAAGGAATTATATCGTGACGGTTTCAGATAGATTATCAGGTTTGATTGCCGCGACGTTTACTCCAATGCATCAGGATGGCTCCTTAAACCTAAAGCAGGTACCACTTATCGTTGAACACCTCATTCGCGAAGAGATCAGTGGTATGTATGTGTGCGGCAGTACAGGCGAAGGTCCATCCTTAACCACTGAGGAACGATGCGAGACTGTGGAGGCGTACGTTAATGCCTCATCCGGACGAATTCCGGTTATTACCCAGGTTGGTCATGACTCTTTGCAGGAAGCCAAGAAGCTTGCCGGACATTCAGCGCAGGTAGGTGTTGATGCCATAGCTGCCTTGCCACCAAGTTACTTCAAGTGCGGTTCCCTGGAGGTGCTCATCGAGTGCCTTGCTGAGATAGCCGGGGTTTGTCCATCTCTTCCGTTTTTCTATTATCACATTCCTGCATTAACCGGTTGTGATTTAGATATGATTGAGTTTCTGCAGAGGGCACCAGAGCGCATTCCGAACCTAGCTGGTATCAAGTATAGTGCACCGACTTTACATGAGTTCCAAGGATGTGTGAGATTTGCCCGCGGTCGATTTGATGTTTTGTTTGGAGTTGACGAAATGATGCTCGGAGCCTTGGCGATGGGTGCCAAGGGAGCTATTGGTAGTACCTACAACTTTGCAGCACCCATATATCGCCAAGTCGTCCGGACATATGGGCAGGGTGATCTGGAACGGGCCAGAGAATTCCAAGGTGTTGCCGGCGATATGATCCGGGTTTTGGCTCGGTTTGGGGGTCAACCAGCCATCAAGTCCATGATGAAGTTTCTTGGAATTGATTGTGGTCCCTCGAGGTTACCCCTTGTTGCATTGTCTGATAGCGAGCTCAGCGAATTGAGAAAGGCCATGGACGCCATAGGTTTGTTTGAATTTCTGAAACCAGGAGCGCACGCAGCTAATCTATAGGGTGGAATCATCATGATGGGAGCATTTTTGCAGGGAATAAGAGGCGGGTTAGTTGTTTCTTGTCAGGCCCGGGGGGACAATCCATTAAGTGGGGCAGACTACATGCTTGCTATGGCCAAGGCTGCTCAATTAGGTGGGGCTGTAGGGATTCGTGCTGAAGGAGAAGAGGATGTCAGAACAATCAAGCAACATGTGTCCCTCCCGATGATTGGGTTGATCAAGGAGGTCTATCCGGATTCGCCTGTATATATTACGCCCACAAAAAAAGAGGTAAAGCGAGTTATCGCCGCTGGTGCCGACATTATTGCTATTGATGCGACGGGTCAAAAAAGGCCTGGACAAGGAAGTCCAGATAGTGTACGGGAGCTAGTAAAACTAGTGCACCAGGCAGGAAAGCTGGCTATGGCGGATATCTCTACATTAGATGAGGCCATACAAGCTGAGTCACTCGGGTTTGATGTAATCGGGACTACCCTTTCCGGTTATACACCCTATAGCTCTAAGATCAGTGGACCGGATCTGGATCTTGTCCAGGGTATTGCTAAAAGATGCAAAGTCCCTGTGATTGCCGAAGGACGCTACTGGACCCGGGAGGATGTAGGGAAAGCTCTGGAATTAGGCGCTTGGGCGGTGGTAGTAGGTACCGCGATCACTAATCCATGGTTGATTACCAAAAGGTTTGTGTCGTATATCAGTACGCACAGTAAAAAGGGGTCGGGTTAATGCGTTACATTGCTGCCTTTGATGGTGGAGGGACCTCTACCATCTGCATCATTGCTGATGAGACAGGACATATCCTAAGTGTTTTCAGAGGGGAAGGAATCATTCCCATTTACCATCCGGAGGGACCCGCCAAGTGCCGTAAAGCGATACTCACCTCATTAGATGCAGCCCTTGCTCAAGCAGATCTGTCTCGGGCAAATGTTGACTTAGCTGCATTAGGTATGACCGGAGGGTGTCCTTTAATGGAGGAGACGGTTCGTTCTGTCCTCGGTTTCATACCACAAGTAGTTTTCGTTCATGACAGTGTTACCGCTCACGAAGGAGCCCTCATTGGTCAACCGGGCATTATTGTGATTGCTGGAACAGGCGCAATCGCCTATGGACGGGGAAAGCAGGGGGGTACTGCTATTGCAGGGGGGTGGGGTCCTTTGATGGGGGATGAGGGTAGTGCCTATTGGATTGGTCGTCAGGCCCTTTCCCTTGCGACTCAAGCTGAGGATGGTCGAGGACCCTCAACCAAAATCCGCGAAATATTGCTGGAGCAATTTGCTTGCAAGAGCTTGTGGGATATGCATCGAGTCCTTTACTCAGAGGCGGAGCCAAGACCCATGATTGCTTCCCTTGCTCCGATTGTAAGTGCAGCTGCAAGTTTAGGTGATCAACGGGCAATTGATCTTCTAGCTCAGGTGGCGAGACATCTTGCTTCCTCGGTCCTAGCAGTTAGCGCAGACCTAGGGGAAGATGACCTGATGTGTTCTTATGTCGGTGGTGTCTTTAAGGCAGGTAAGTGGGTCCTTGAACCCTTTGAAAGGGAGATACGCGAAAGAATGCCTAAGATGAGGGTTATTCCCCCGGTGTTATCCGGAGATGGAGGGGCAGTCTTACTTGGCCTAAGGGGCCTGGGGGTTCAGGTGGAGTCATCTATTGCAGAAAGCATACGACGACAATTAGAGGACTTCTGAGTTTTGCGCGGGGATTACTAGACTAAGCAGAAGCTATGGAATCAACTACCAACGCTTACTTCACAATTCAAGCCAGGTAGGTGCCTTTAGCCATGATATTTGCAGCGTTAGATATTATTTAATCGGAGTCTAAAGTACGGGTTAAACGAAGGTGTTTGGATGCGCTAGGTAAACCTCGGGGTTGGATTAACCTGAGAGAACAAGACGAACCAAGGCTATGTCCCGTTTAAACTAATGATTTAGGTCGTGGGAGTATGTGAATAAACTTATCTCCCAGACCTAGACTGTATAAACCCCAAGCTCTGAAGTGGCTAATCCGGGCTCCTATTACATGCACCACAGGCTCTTCTCATATGAGACAGGAACACATGCCGAAGGCCCAGATAGTATCAAAACCAAAAAACACTGTATCAGCTAGGCTGTGCCAAACCCGCGGTGTTTTAGTAACTCCTCATACCATAGCTTAGGATCCGGGCCAAGCATTCCGCCAATCGCCTTTGAGGCCTCTCTACAAGCCGCGCATACCACTACAGCAAATTCTGTGATGGTCTGTTCACTATCAAGGCGGTTTGCCGATGCGGATGCGGAGATCGCCGCTTCAGGATAACCAGCCTGGTTCGCCACAATAGAGGCAATACAACGGACTCCAATGGAGCTCTCCTCTTTGTCAATTGCATATCCTACTTGTCTAATCTGGTGAATCTCTGCCCACAATTCATCCGCAGACCCGATTGTATTCGGAGTGAAACGCTGGAATTCATAGTCTTCAAGAAGGGTTTCGA from Limnochordia bacterium includes the following:
- a CDS encoding glycoside hydrolase; the encoded protein is MFNTRFIDLDEDVKRQVVVDREPGQYLGHPTTVLLEDQRTILTVYPKGHGKGPIILKKSNDTGLTWSERLPVPESFKTSKETPTIHRVIDANGTRRLILFSGLYPIRMAVSEDDGVTWSELTPIGDFGGIVAMASVIPLLTGKGHYAAFFHDDGRYLHNAGKWAGFQVFMCTSEDGGLSWSEPIAVAELPDAHLCEPGAVRSPDGKQIALLLRENSKQYHSFVVFSNDEGATWSEPRQVSLALTGDRHVARYALDGRLVVTFRDTAKDSPTWGDWIAWVGTYDDLVHGGDGQYRVRLKDNKYDGDCAYPGLELLPDGTFVTVTYGHWIEGEEPYILAVRFRLEELDVLARKTI
- a CDS encoding dihydrodipicolinate synthase family protein, whose product is MTVSDRLSGLIAATFTPMHQDGSLNLKQVPLIVEHLIREEISGMYVCGSTGEGPSLTTEERCETVEAYVNASSGRIPVITQVGHDSLQEAKKLAGHSAQVGVDAIAALPPSYFKCGSLEVLIECLAEIAGVCPSLPFFYYHIPALTGCDLDMIEFLQRAPERIPNLAGIKYSAPTLHEFQGCVRFARGRFDVLFGVDEMMLGALAMGAKGAIGSTYNFAAPIYRQVVRTYGQGDLERAREFQGVAGDMIRVLARFGGQPAIKSMMKFLGIDCGPSRLPLVALSDSELSELRKAMDAIGLFEFLKPGAHAANL
- a CDS encoding N-acetylmannosamine-6-phosphate 2-epimerase; this encodes MMGAFLQGIRGGLVVSCQARGDNPLSGADYMLAMAKAAQLGGAVGIRAEGEEDVRTIKQHVSLPMIGLIKEVYPDSPVYITPTKKEVKRVIAAGADIIAIDATGQKRPGQGSPDSVRELVKLVHQAGKLAMADISTLDEAIQAESLGFDVIGTTLSGYTPYSSKISGPDLDLVQGIAKRCKVPVIAEGRYWTREDVGKALELGAWAVVVGTAITNPWLITKRFVSYISTHSKKGSG